A portion of the Halopelagius inordinatus genome contains these proteins:
- a CDS encoding beta-CASP ribonuclease aCPSF1, whose translation MSSVDKQLEELKAEITNELPSDISVSDVKYEGPELVVYTRDPKEFAQNGDLIRKLASKLRKRITVRPDPEALSSPRDAEEQILDVIPEEAGVTDLDFHADTGEVVIEASKPGMVIGRHGSTLRKITQQVGWTPEVVRTPPIESSTVSNVRNFLKQERDERRQILERVGRQIHREQLSDDEWVRISTLGCCREVGRASFVVSTPETRILVDCGDKPGSDDVPYLQVPEALGSGANSLDAVVLTHAHLDHSALIPLLFKYGYDGPIYTTEPTRDLMGLLTLDYLDVATKEGRTPPYESEMVREAIKHCIPLEYGDVTDIAPDVKLTFHNAGHILGSAVSHFHIGDGLYNVAFSGDIHYDDTRLFNGAVNDFPRVETLVLESTYGGRNDYQTDQEHSEENLIEIINETYDKGGKVLVPAFAVGRSQEIMLVIEEAMRSGKIPSMPVHLDGMIWEATAIHTTYPEYLRDELRDRIFHEDENPFLADEFNHIDGGEDERQEVADGEPAIILSTSGMVTGGPIMSWLRHIGPDPDSRLVFVGYQAQGTLGRRIQNGWDEIPVNGRDGRGRSDTLQLKMDVETVDGFSGHADREGLENFVKTMNPRPEKVLCVHGDERSVQDLSSALYHNYNMRTFAPKNLETFRFK comes from the coding sequence ATGAGTTCAGTAGATAAGCAACTCGAGGAATTGAAAGCAGAGATTACGAACGAACTTCCATCCGACATCTCGGTGTCGGACGTGAAATACGAGGGACCGGAGCTAGTCGTCTACACGCGCGACCCAAAGGAGTTCGCACAGAACGGCGACTTGATCCGAAAACTCGCCAGCAAACTTCGCAAGCGCATCACGGTCAGACCCGACCCCGAGGCGCTTTCGAGCCCCCGCGACGCCGAAGAACAGATTCTCGACGTCATCCCCGAGGAGGCGGGCGTCACCGACCTCGACTTCCACGCCGACACGGGCGAAGTCGTCATCGAGGCGTCGAAGCCCGGGATGGTCATCGGCCGCCACGGTTCGACGCTCCGAAAGATAACCCAGCAGGTGGGATGGACCCCGGAAGTCGTCCGCACCCCGCCGATAGAGTCCTCCACCGTCTCGAACGTCCGGAACTTCCTGAAGCAGGAACGCGACGAGAGGCGGCAGATTCTCGAACGCGTCGGACGGCAGATTCACAGAGAACAGCTCTCGGACGACGAGTGGGTCCGCATCTCGACGCTCGGCTGCTGCCGCGAAGTCGGGCGCGCCTCGTTCGTCGTCTCGACGCCCGAGACGCGCATCTTGGTCGACTGCGGCGACAAGCCCGGGTCCGACGACGTGCCCTACCTGCAGGTGCCCGAAGCGCTCGGGTCCGGCGCGAACTCGCTCGACGCCGTCGTCTTGACGCACGCGCACCTCGACCACTCGGCGCTCATCCCGCTTCTGTTCAAGTACGGGTACGACGGCCCCATCTACACGACCGAACCGACCCGCGACCTGATGGGCCTTCTCACCCTCGACTACCTCGACGTGGCGACCAAAGAAGGCCGGACGCCGCCGTACGAGTCCGAGATGGTCCGCGAGGCTATCAAACACTGCATCCCGCTCGAATACGGCGACGTGACCGACATCGCGCCGGACGTGAAGCTCACGTTCCACAACGCGGGTCACATCCTCGGATCGGCCGTCTCCCATTTCCACATCGGCGACGGCCTCTACAACGTCGCGTTCTCGGGTGACATCCACTACGACGACACGCGCCTTTTCAACGGCGCGGTCAACGACTTCCCGCGCGTCGAGACGCTGGTTCTCGAATCCACCTACGGCGGTCGGAACGACTACCAGACAGACCAAGAGCACTCGGAAGAGAACCTCATCGAGATAATAAACGAGACGTACGACAAGGGCGGGAAGGTTCTCGTCCCCGCGTTCGCGGTCGGCCGGTCACAGGAGATAATGCTCGTCATAGAGGAGGCGATGCGGAGCGGCAAGATTCCCTCCATGCCCGTCCACTTAGACGGGATGATATGGGAGGCGACCGCGATTCACACGACCTACCCCGAATACCTCCGCGACGAACTCCGCGACCGCATCTTCCACGAGGACGAGAACCCGTTCCTCGCCGACGAGTTCAACCACATAGACGGCGGCGAGGACGAACGTCAAGAGGTGGCCGACGGCGAACCGGCCATCATCCTCTCTACGTCCGGGATGGTCACGGGCGGCCCCATCATGTCGTGGCTCCGCCACATCGGCCCCGACCCGGACTCCCGCCTCGTCTTCGTCGGCTACCAGGCGCAGGGAACGCTCGGGCGACGCATCCAGAACGGATGGGACGAGATTCCGGTCAACGGCCGCGACGGCCGGGGCCGTTCGGACACCCTCCAACTGAAGATGGACGTCGAAACCGTCGACGGGTTCTCCGGCCACGCCGACCGGGAGGGACTGGAGAACTTCGTGAAGACGATGAACCCCCGTCCCGAGAAAGTGCTCTGCGTCCACGGCGACGAACGGTCGGTGCAGGACCTCTCGTCTGCGCTGTACCACAACTACAACATGCGGACGTTCGCGCCGAAGAACCTCGAGACGTTCCGCTTCAAGTAG
- a CDS encoding endonuclease III domain-containing protein has protein sequence MSEEPAENISGGEDGSGAAAMFEERPAETRAEAVVDELGRQYWQKAYGGRDAFECLVRTILSQNTSDKASQPAHDELMARYGGEGDLAETLAEADRAELAETISGAGLYNQKSKMIRGAAREVVAEFGDSTGFDAYVRDEPPAVVRDRLLEIHGVGPKTADCVLLFAGGRGGVFPVDTHVHRIARRLGVAPPDADHEGVREALERDVPGEKCGFGHTAMIQFGREYCTARKPACLDGLDACPLSDRCDRVGVSPETGDVVDPSEATAE, from the coding sequence ATGTCGGAGGAACCCGCAGAGAACATAAGCGGCGGCGAAGACGGGTCCGGCGCCGCCGCGATGTTCGAAGAGCGTCCCGCCGAGACGCGCGCCGAGGCCGTCGTCGACGAGTTAGGCCGACAGTACTGGCAGAAGGCCTACGGCGGACGGGACGCCTTCGAGTGCCTCGTCCGGACGATTCTCAGCCAGAACACGAGCGACAAGGCGAGTCAACCGGCCCACGACGAACTGATGGCTCGGTACGGCGGCGAGGGCGATCTCGCAGAGACGCTGGCCGAAGCGGACCGAGCGGAACTCGCAGAGACGATATCGGGCGCGGGCCTCTACAACCAGAAGTCGAAGATGATACGCGGCGCGGCCCGGGAAGTCGTCGCCGAGTTCGGGGACTCGACGGGGTTCGACGCGTACGTGCGAGACGAACCGCCCGCCGTCGTCCGCGACCGATTGCTGGAGATACACGGCGTCGGTCCGAAGACGGCCGACTGCGTTCTCCTCTTTGCGGGCGGCCGAGGCGGCGTCTTCCCCGTCGACACGCACGTCCACCGAATCGCCCGCCGGTTGGGCGTCGCGCCGCCGGACGCGGACCACGAAGGCGTGAGAGAAGCGCTCGAACGCGACGTTCCGGGCGAGAAGTGCGGCTTCGGACACACCGCGATGATACAGTTCGGCCGGGAGTACTGCACCGCGCGCAAGCCCGCCTGTCTCGACGGACTCGACGCCTGTCCGCTGTCCGACCGCTGTGACCGCGTGGGCGTGTCGCCGGAGACGGGCGACGTCGTCGACCCGTCCGAGGCGACGGCCGAGTGA
- a CDS encoding DUF371 domain-containing protein — protein sequence MTDRREVVRARGHENVTAEHASTFEVTSDDWLTPAGDCILAVEADRVPADFDEAFVEACRDREATITAEVAVETDDGDVFTQTVSGRGHPELTFEGDRSHVGRTSEYVDDRTVLVGAGGAAADFDRELVAALAEGAAVTLTLTVE from the coding sequence ATGACCGACCGACGCGAAGTCGTCCGCGCGCGCGGACACGAGAACGTCACCGCCGAACACGCGAGCACGTTCGAGGTGACGTCGGACGATTGGCTCACGCCCGCGGGAGACTGTATTTTGGCCGTCGAGGCCGACCGGGTCCCCGCGGACTTCGACGAAGCGTTCGTCGAAGCGTGCCGCGACCGCGAAGCAACGATCACGGCGGAGGTAGCGGTCGAAACCGACGACGGAGACGTGTTCACGCAGACCGTTTCGGGGCGCGGCCACCCCGAGTTGACGTTCGAGGGCGACCGGAGCCACGTGGGCCGAACGAGCGAGTACGTCGACGACCGAACCGTTCTCGTCGGTGCCGGCGGCGCCGCCGCGGACTTCGACCGGGAACTCGTCGCGGCCCTCGCAGAGGGGGCGGCGGTGACGCTGACGCTCACCGTGGAGTGA
- a CDS encoding DUF373 family protein → MTTLVLCVDRSNDIGRKAGLRTPVVGWEAVQSLVTEVGLADPEDSSVNCLLESLRVVRDLRDEDEDAVVAVVSGGSDSLVGADLSLAAQLDRLVAEYDPESTVVVIDSAADERVVPVIESRLRIDSVDRVVVRQAHDIESTYYLLKQFLADEELRTTVLVPLGATLLLMPLLLTQFSPAVALAGLASVLGAALLYKGFAIDQFIADAPDRVRDALYSGQVSVVTYAAAGGLSLVGIFLGALSVTTPTGSETVVLPAMQFVYNAVPWLALAALTASAGRLIDELIGSDGVRTPYLNLPFGVVALGLVVRGFSGWFLHREGVLTNAVFFDVALSARQRLALFIVGGIVVSVVGVRIAASMSDETVEDAVEQ, encoded by the coding sequence GTGACCACGCTCGTCCTCTGTGTCGACCGGTCGAACGACATCGGGCGGAAGGCGGGGCTCCGGACGCCCGTGGTCGGGTGGGAAGCCGTCCAATCGCTCGTCACGGAGGTGGGCCTCGCGGACCCGGAAGATTCGAGTGTCAACTGCCTCCTCGAATCGCTCCGCGTCGTCAGGGACCTGCGGGACGAAGACGAGGACGCCGTCGTCGCCGTCGTCTCCGGCGGAAGCGACTCGCTCGTAGGCGCCGACCTCTCTTTGGCCGCGCAACTGGACCGACTCGTAGCGGAGTACGACCCGGAATCCACCGTCGTCGTCATCGACAGCGCCGCCGACGAACGGGTGGTGCCGGTGATAGAGAGCCGCCTCCGCATCGACTCCGTGGACCGAGTGGTCGTCCGGCAGGCCCACGACATCGAATCGACGTACTACCTCCTCAAGCAGTTTCTCGCCGACGAGGAACTCCGGACGACGGTGCTCGTCCCTCTCGGAGCGACGCTTCTTTTGATGCCGCTTCTCCTCACGCAGTTTTCGCCCGCCGTCGCCCTCGCGGGTCTGGCGTCGGTTCTCGGGGCGGCGCTTCTGTACAAGGGGTTCGCGATAGACCAGTTCATCGCGGACGCCCCAGATAGGGTCCGCGACGCGCTGTACTCCGGACAGGTGTCCGTCGTCACGTACGCCGCCGCGGGCGGACTGTCGCTCGTCGGTATCTTCCTCGGTGCGCTCTCCGTGACGACGCCGACCGGTTCCGAGACGGTGGTGCTGCCCGCCATGCAGTTCGTCTATAACGCGGTTCCGTGGCTGGCGCTCGCCGCGTTGACCGCGAGTGCGGGCCGCCTCATCGACGAACTCATCGGCTCCGACGGCGTTCGGACGCCGTATCTGAACCTCCCGTTCGGCGTCGTCGCCCTCGGACTCGTCGTCCGCGGCTTCTCCGGGTGGTTCCTCCACCGCGAGGGCGTGCTCACGAACGCCGTGTTCTTCGACGTCGCGCTCTCGGCCAGACAGCGACTCGCGCTTTTCATCGTCGGCGGTATCGTCGTAAGCGTCGTCGGCGTCCGAATCGCCGCGAGCATGAGCGACGAGACGGTCGAGGACGCGGTAGAGCAGTGA
- a CDS encoding methylglyoxal synthase has translation MRLALIAHDEKKPELIEFARNRAADLERFDLMATGTTGKRLQEETGLDVERKQSGPIGGDMQIGAEIADGNCAGVFFLRDPLTAQPHEPDITALLRICDVHSVPLATNLSSADAILDELVRQLEGEAESQA, from the coding sequence ATGCGTCTCGCACTCATCGCACACGACGAGAAAAAGCCCGAACTCATCGAGTTCGCGCGGAACCGAGCGGCCGACCTCGAACGTTTCGACCTGATGGCGACGGGGACGACGGGAAAGCGACTCCAAGAGGAGACGGGCCTCGACGTCGAACGAAAGCAGTCCGGTCCCATCGGCGGCGACATGCAGATCGGCGCGGAGATAGCCGACGGGAACTGCGCGGGCGTCTTCTTCCTGCGGGACCCCTTGACCGCGCAACCGCACGAACCCGACATCACGGCGCTTCTCCGCATCTGTGACGTTCACTCGGTCCCCCTCGCGACGAATCTATCGAGCGCGGACGCAATCCTCGACGAACTCGTCCGCCAACTCGAAGGCGAGGCGGAATCTCAGGCCTGA
- a CDS encoding DUF7332 family protein, which yields MRRWLRTIVTVFVLLSVVGASAVGPVAAQSADPDSTADADGERCFPPGGHELGVGTEGPGIEMTIHTSLFSNLGGEGALGIEARGTALNQTILSLRTGVVFDGVGDAGAFLSNPFDAFAVVFDYSFELPMFSSLGEDRSSYESDGSPVSGVETRAC from the coding sequence ATGCGACGCTGGCTTCGGACTATCGTCACCGTGTTCGTGCTGCTTTCTGTCGTGGGAGCGTCGGCCGTCGGCCCCGTCGCCGCCCAGTCGGCCGACCCGGATTCGACCGCCGACGCGGACGGAGAGCGCTGCTTTCCGCCCGGCGGGCACGAACTCGGCGTCGGAACCGAGGGACCCGGTATCGAGATGACGATTCACACGTCGCTTTTCTCTAATCTCGGCGGCGAAGGAGCCCTCGGCATCGAAGCGCGCGGCACCGCACTGAACCAGACGATACTCTCGCTTCGGACCGGCGTCGTCTTCGACGGCGTCGGCGACGCGGGGGCGTTCCTCTCGAACCCGTTCGACGCCTTCGCCGTCGTGTTCGACTACTCGTTCGAGTTGCCGATGTTCTCTTCGCTCGGTGAGGACCGGTCGTCGTACGAGTCCGACGGGTCACCGGTTTCCGGCGTCGAGACGAGGGCGTGTTGA
- a CDS encoding HalOD1 output domain-containing protein, which produces MSDDGVGGRGPTASAEEYHAMHDWSSDEPLSFSVVRAVSRLAEKEPEALPPLYDVVDPDSLDTLFTDRTNRNGSLSFLLDGHEVTVYADGGIVVERADANYPSGPA; this is translated from the coding sequence ATGAGTGACGACGGAGTCGGCGGCAGGGGCCCGACAGCGTCGGCCGAGGAGTACCACGCGATGCACGACTGGTCGAGCGACGAACCGCTGAGTTTCAGCGTCGTCAGAGCGGTGTCGAGACTCGCGGAGAAGGAACCGGAGGCGTTGCCGCCGTTGTACGACGTCGTCGACCCGGACTCGCTCGATACGCTGTTCACCGACAGGACGAACCGAAACGGCAGTCTCTCGTTTTTGCTCGACGGTCACGAGGTGACCGTCTACGCGGACGGCGGCATCGTCGTCGAACGCGCCGACGCGAACTACCCGTCGGGGCCGGCCTGA
- a CDS encoding DUF7333 family protein — protein MEFDLMRTSALFLVLVAVGVAALIAMGVMATSTVLMMVAPAMLLFGAVCLGLGIKHGEYRTGGTR, from the coding sequence ATGGAGTTCGACCTAATGCGAACGTCGGCGCTGTTTCTCGTACTCGTCGCGGTGGGAGTCGCCGCACTCATCGCGATGGGCGTGATGGCCACGAGTACGGTTCTGATGATGGTCGCCCCGGCGATGCTTCTGTTCGGGGCGGTCTGTCTCGGACTCGGTATCAAACACGGCGAGTACCGCACCGGAGGGACGCGCTGA
- a CDS encoding HTH domain-containing protein → MVTPNSKLRTDDGVTTRRRTGGEKRVELWHRSMRTGGRGEFDRVVAALEDLSAAGEIDEFAVESWDPSVDVSGRVPRDPTTRRTFEQYGLLRAFDSRRTLDSLPETPTRAGVGRLGPEYREHRVPRAVLFEFRSESLQRVTLCDERLGALTKRLREISEESVRERDVRERRREERTRERTREREEPSRS, encoded by the coding sequence ATGGTAACGCCCAACAGTAAACTCCGGACGGACGACGGCGTGACGACGCGGCGGCGAACGGGCGGCGAGAAGCGCGTCGAACTGTGGCACCGGTCGATGCGGACGGGTGGACGCGGCGAGTTCGACCGCGTCGTCGCCGCGTTGGAGGACCTCTCGGCCGCCGGTGAGATAGACGAGTTCGCAGTCGAGTCGTGGGACCCCTCGGTCGACGTGTCGGGTCGCGTGCCCCGCGACCCGACGACGCGCCGAACCTTCGAGCAGTACGGCCTCCTCAGGGCGTTCGACTCGCGGCGCACGCTCGACTCCCTGCCGGAGACGCCGACGCGGGCGGGCGTCGGTCGGTTAGGACCCGAGTACAGGGAACACCGCGTGCCGCGCGCGGTCCTGTTCGAGTTCCGAAGCGAGTCGTTGCAGAGAGTGACACTCTGCGACGAACGCCTCGGGGCACTGACGAAGCGACTCCGCGAGATTTCCGAGGAGTCGGTGCGCGAGAGAGACGTCCGCGAACGACGGCGTGAGGAACGAACGCGCGAGAGAACGCGGGAACGAGAAGAGCCGTCTCGCTCCTAA
- a CDS encoding RidA family protein: protein MRREAVSTGTEWEPRVGYSRAVRTGETIRVSGTTATDEDGDVVGVGDPAAQTDRALSNVVSAVEELGGRVEDVVRTRMYVVDADDWEAVGDVHGSFFRDVPVRPASTMVEVSRLIDPELLVEIEAEAVVEPGGEEESG from the coding sequence ATGCGACGAGAGGCAGTCTCCACCGGAACCGAGTGGGAACCGAGAGTCGGCTACTCCCGCGCCGTCCGGACGGGCGAGACGATTCGCGTCTCCGGCACCACGGCCACCGACGAGGACGGCGACGTGGTCGGAGTCGGCGACCCGGCCGCACAGACCGACCGAGCGCTCTCGAACGTCGTGTCCGCCGTCGAAGAACTCGGCGGCCGCGTCGAAGACGTCGTCAGAACCCGGATGTACGTCGTCGATGCGGACGACTGGGAGGCCGTCGGCGACGTCCACGGGTCGTTCTTCCGCGACGTTCCCGTCCGACCCGCCTCGACGATGGTCGAAGTGAGTCGACTGATCGACCCGGAACTGCTGGTCGAGATAGAGGCCGAAGCGGTCGTCGAACCGGGCGGAGAAGAAGAGAGCGGTTAG
- a CDS encoding coiled-coil protein has protein sequence MVTKQDVLQEYDVQELDESQNVELTDDKLEDGSKGELIKLAGQLRDRRNDLNQMASERASKRDDLNAMTREKVDEAQEHREERDSLNEQVQEHKKSRNELNADANELFDQVEEMKQDLELDDGKDIDELKEEIEQLEFRQQTEVLSTEDERELIEKIEDKREELRQKKDKVEDTGELDELVEEAEEVRSEASQHHQKVTELADKAQEHHNQMIEAYREADDIRDKADAMHELFVEAQEAADRHHEDFVRVQKRLRELDKQEEQERDAERAEEREAAKEEAEEIYQKFKEGETLDTEDLMKLQKTGLL, from the coding sequence ATGGTGACAAAGCAAGACGTTCTCCAAGAATACGACGTACAAGAGCTCGACGAATCCCAAAACGTCGAACTCACAGATGACAAGCTCGAAGACGGTTCGAAAGGCGAGCTCATCAAACTCGCGGGGCAGCTCCGCGATCGTCGTAACGACCTGAACCAGATGGCCTCCGAGCGCGCGTCCAAGCGCGACGACCTCAACGCGATGACTCGCGAGAAGGTCGACGAGGCACAAGAACACCGCGAAGAGCGGGACTCGCTCAACGAGCAGGTTCAGGAGCACAAGAAGAGCCGAAACGAGCTCAACGCGGATGCCAACGAACTCTTCGACCAGGTCGAAGAGATGAAGCAGGACTTAGAGCTCGACGACGGCAAAGACATCGACGAGCTCAAAGAAGAGATCGAGCAACTCGAGTTCCGACAACAGACCGAAGTTCTCTCGACGGAAGACGAGCGCGAACTCATCGAGAAGATCGAGGACAAGCGCGAGGAACTCCGTCAAAAGAAAGACAAGGTCGAGGACACGGGCGAACTCGACGAACTCGTCGAAGAGGCCGAGGAGGTCCGTTCGGAGGCGTCTCAGCACCACCAGAAGGTGACAGAGCTCGCCGACAAGGCTCAAGAACATCACAACCAGATGATCGAGGCCTACCGAGAGGCCGACGACATCCGTGACAAGGCCGACGCGATGCACGAACTGTTCGTCGAAGCGCAGGAGGCCGCAGACCGGCACCACGAGGACTTCGTCCGCGTGCAAAAGCGTCTCCGCGAACTCGACAAGCAGGAAGAGCAGGAACGCGACGCCGAACGCGCAGAGGAGCGCGAAGCCGCCAAAGAAGAGGCCGAAGAGATCTACCAGAAGTTCAAGGAAGGCGAAACCCTCGACACCGAGGACCTGATGAAGCTCCAGAAGACGGGGCTGCTCTAA
- the sppA gene encoding signal peptide peptidase SppA — protein sequence MTGSRLTSVGRTVVVLSVAVVFTAVGWYLFVLRPADVADLLGVILAVCVLGAGLRVGGRLADRAYPDYDVAEVAVEGPITRDGGPGPVPGGSVGTPADDIVDRIRAADDDGGADALLVKLNTPGGEILPSEEIRRAVEEFDGPTVAYATDVCASGGYWIATGCDELWAHDVSVVGSIGVIGSSVNVSELAERLGVSYERFAAGKYKDAGTALKDVSEDERDYLQGIVDDYYEDFVERVAAGREMDPETVRDTEARVYLGEDAFELGLVDHLGTRDDVEDRVATLLGVDDVGVREFTPRRGVASRLRGGAAHAAYAFGAGVASAFDADAADFRFRF from the coding sequence GTGACGGGCAGTCGATTGACCTCCGTCGGGCGCACAGTCGTCGTTCTCTCCGTCGCGGTGGTCTTTACCGCAGTCGGTTGGTATCTCTTCGTCCTCAGACCCGCCGACGTGGCGGACCTTCTCGGCGTGATTCTCGCCGTCTGCGTCCTCGGTGCGGGTCTCCGCGTCGGCGGGCGACTCGCAGACAGGGCCTACCCCGACTACGACGTCGCGGAAGTGGCGGTCGAAGGCCCGATAACCCGCGACGGCGGACCCGGCCCCGTGCCCGGCGGAAGCGTCGGCACGCCGGCGGACGACATCGTAGACCGGATACGCGCGGCGGACGACGACGGCGGCGCGGACGCCTTGTTGGTGAAACTGAACACGCCGGGCGGCGAGATTCTGCCGAGCGAGGAGATACGGCGGGCGGTCGAGGAGTTCGACGGCCCAACCGTGGCGTACGCCACCGACGTCTGTGCGAGCGGCGGCTACTGGATCGCCACCGGCTGTGACGAACTCTGGGCGCACGACGTGAGCGTCGTCGGGAGCATCGGCGTCATCGGCTCTTCGGTGAACGTCTCGGAACTCGCAGAGCGACTCGGCGTCTCCTACGAGCGATTCGCCGCAGGCAAGTACAAAGACGCCGGGACGGCGCTGAAAGACGTCTCCGAGGACGAACGCGACTACCTCCAAGGCATCGTCGACGACTACTACGAGGACTTCGTCGAACGCGTCGCGGCGGGCCGAGAGATGGACCCCGAGACGGTGCGAGACACCGAGGCGCGCGTCTATCTCGGCGAGGACGCCTTCGAACTCGGGTTGGTGGACCACTTGGGAACGCGAGACGACGTGGAGGACCGCGTCGCGACCCTTCTCGGCGTCGACGACGTGGGCGTCCGCGAGTTCACGCCCCGACGAGGCGTCGCCTCCCGCCTCCGCGGCGGCGCGGCGCACGCGGCCTACGCGTTCGGCGCGGGCGTCGCGTCCGCGTTCGACGCCGACGCCGCGGACTTCCGGTTCCGGTTCTAA
- the proS gene encoding proline--tRNA ligase codes for MSDDQELGITESKEYNTGEWYAEVVQKAGLANYGPEGMSGFIVTRPRAYALWERIQSYLDGLFKETGVQNAYFPMFIPESYLEREKDIVEGFDPEVAWVTHAGHEELEERLAVRPTSESIIAPYMAQWVRSHRDLPLRVNQWGSVVRWEATETKPFFRTKEFLWQEGHTAHATHEDAWEETLTRLDQYQSVFEDLLAIPVLRGAKPDHDKFPGADTTTTVEALMPDGKSVQSGTSHHLGTSFAEAFDIRYTDESEESQVAHTTSWGLSWRSLGALIMTHSDDQGLVLPPTVAPEQVVVVPIWQSDTKDEVLGYAEEITDELAEAGVRVELDDRDERNPGFKFNEWELKGVPVRFEIGPNEVDDDVITVVHRPDGESHEVDRENIAETIRDEFDEVYAKLYASAEENLEENVREADSRADILGTIGQHGGYVKAPWCGDEDCEAEIKEQIAAEIVMVPLDDEDAEIHDGEACAICDGDAVETAYFAKTY; via the coding sequence ATGAGCGACGACCAGGAACTCGGGATAACCGAGTCCAAGGAGTACAACACCGGCGAGTGGTACGCCGAAGTTGTCCAGAAAGCGGGTCTGGCCAACTACGGACCGGAAGGGATGAGCGGATTCATCGTCACGCGCCCGCGGGCGTATGCCCTGTGGGAGCGGATTCAGAGCTACCTCGACGGCCTGTTCAAGGAGACGGGCGTCCAGAACGCATACTTCCCGATGTTCATCCCCGAGAGCTACCTCGAACGCGAGAAAGACATCGTCGAGGGGTTCGACCCCGAAGTCGCGTGGGTCACCCACGCGGGCCACGAGGAACTGGAGGAACGACTCGCCGTGCGACCCACCTCCGAGTCCATCATCGCGCCGTACATGGCCCAGTGGGTCCGCAGTCACCGTGACCTGCCTCTCCGCGTCAACCAGTGGGGGTCGGTCGTCCGGTGGGAGGCCACGGAGACGAAGCCGTTCTTCCGCACGAAGGAGTTCCTCTGGCAGGAAGGCCACACCGCACACGCCACACACGAGGACGCGTGGGAGGAGACGCTGACCCGCCTCGACCAGTACCAGTCGGTCTTCGAGGACCTGCTCGCGATTCCGGTTCTCCGCGGCGCGAAACCCGACCACGACAAGTTCCCCGGCGCGGACACGACGACGACGGTGGAGGCTCTCATGCCCGACGGGAAGTCGGTCCAGAGCGGAACGTCCCACCACCTCGGAACCTCCTTCGCGGAGGCGTTCGACATCAGATACACGGACGAAAGCGAGGAGAGTCAGGTGGCGCACACCACCTCGTGGGGCCTCTCGTGGCGTTCGCTCGGCGCACTCATCATGACCCACTCCGACGATCAGGGTCTCGTCTTGCCGCCGACCGTCGCGCCCGAACAGGTCGTCGTCGTCCCCATCTGGCAGTCGGACACGAAAGACGAGGTTCTCGGCTACGCCGAGGAAATCACCGATGAGTTAGCGGAGGCGGGCGTCCGCGTCGAACTGGACGACAGAGACGAACGCAATCCCGGCTTCAAGTTCAACGAGTGGGAACTGAAAGGCGTCCCCGTCCGCTTCGAAATCGGGCCGAACGAAGTCGACGACGACGTGATAACCGTCGTCCACCGCCCCGACGGCGAGAGCCACGAGGTAGACCGCGAGAACATCGCAGAGACGATTCGAGACGAGTTCGACGAGGTGTACGCGAAACTCTACGCGAGTGCCGAAGAGAACCTCGAAGAGAACGTCCGAGAGGCCGACTCCCGCGCGGACATCCTCGGCACCATCGGCCAACACGGCGGGTACGTGAAAGCACCGTGGTGCGGCGACGAGGACTGCGAGGCCGAGATCAAAGAGCAGATAGCGGCCGAGATAGTGATGGTCCCCCTCGACGACGAGGACGCGGAGATTCACGACGGGGAGGCGTGCGCCATCTGCGACGGCGACGCCGTCGAGACGGCCTACTTCGCGAAGACGTACTGA